The following nucleotide sequence is from Myxococcus stipitatus.
AACGCCATCTGGGACACCCCGGTCGTCACGGCCTACGGCCAGTGCTCGCTGTGGATGTTCCTCATCTACGGCGTGGCGTGCTTCTTCTTCGTGGAGCCCGTCTATCGCTGGATGCTCTATCAGCATGCCAGCCTGCGCGCCGTCGTCTACGGCTTCGGCATCCTGCTCTTCGAGGCCTTCAGCGGCGTGTTGCTGGAGCGGCTCACCGGCTACCGCATCTGGTACTACGCGGACGCGGGCGCCATCCTCTGGCAGATGACGTCGCTCTACATCCTCCCCATCTGGATGGTGACGGGGCTCATCGCCGAGTTCATCTACAGGGAGCTGATGGACCCGGACCTCCTGGCGGCCTTGGAGTCGCCGCTGCCTGCCACGCCGGAGGAGACGGAGGCCTCGTTCCAGTTGATGCGGTAGGTGCAGCCGTGGCCGTCGTAGCCGGACGTCTCGATGGTGACGTTCTGCGCGCCGGCCACCCGCAGCCCCGCGTGGATGATGCCCGCGGTGAAGGCTGGATAGTCCCCCACCTCGTTCATCCACAGCTCGAACTGGGTGGGACCCAGCTCCGTGAGCTTGGATTCGGTGTAGTTGTTGCCCGCCCGGAAGTTCTGGGTGGCCCGCATGAGCGTGCGCCGGGGGCCCAGCACGCGCAGCAGCGACAGCACCGCCCGCCCCAGCATCGTCTCGCGGAAGCCCTCGATATAGGCCTCGCCCAGCTTGAAGGTGCCCTGACCCAGCGAGTCCTGGGGGAAGAGCTCCTCTGAGGCGATGCGCAGGTAGGCCATCCAGGACGCGAAGGCGTATGCGGGACGGAGCTTCTGGTCCACGTCCAGGCCCTCCTTGCGCAGGCGCTCCTTGCACCCAGGCGTCAGCCGCCCGTGCAGCGCGCGCAGGAAGAGGGCTTCGATGGTCTGTTCAAAGACGAGAAGCTCGTCGGCCATGAGGAGTGGACTCTAGCCGACGAGCTTCTGGATGTGAACCGCGACTCCAACCCGGAGCGTAGGACCGCCCCGGGGGAGGATTGACTTCAGGGCGCGGGAGCGGGCGGCGGCGTGCCGGTGTCCACCTGCTGGGTACCCTGGATGACGGCGTTCTCCGGCAGCTCGGTGGCCATGCCGAGGACCTTCGCACCGGCCGCCTTGGCGCCGTCCAGGGCCGCGATGAGCCGGCCGTAGTTGGTGGCGTCGTCCGCCATGAAGAAGACGACCTTCTCGTCCGCCTTCTTCGCCGCCAGCATGCGCTTGAGACGGTTGATGTAGTCGGACTCGGTGACCTTCTCCGTGTTGATGGAGTAGCCGCCGTCCTTGTCCAGCAGCACCACCAACTGCTGGTTGTCCGGGTCCGGAGGGGTCTCGTTCTCCACCTCCGTGTCCGGCACTCGCACCAGGATGTCCTTCTCCAGGAGCGGCGTGACGACCATGAAGATGATGAGGAGCACCAGCACCACGTCCACCAGCGGCGTGACGTTGATCTCCGAGTTCGGCGCGGACTGCGGCTTGACCCACTGGCGCTGCTTGTGGCCGGCCATTACTTCTTCTCCTCGACGCCGAGCGCGATCTGCTTGGCCTTGGCCTTGCGGGCCACGTCCAGCACCCTGCGCACGTCGCCCACGTTCACGGTGTTGTCACCCTTGAGCAGGATCTTCTTGCCCGGGTCCTTGGACAGCTCCTGCGCGATGCGGTCCTGCAGCGCCTGCTCGTCCACCTGGTCGTTCTCCACGAACACCTTCTTGTCCGGGGTGATGGAGACGTAGAGAGGATCCGAGTCCTTTCCCTTCTCCTTTTCGATCTCGGTGGCCTTCGGCAGCTCCACGGACTTGCCGCGCTGGAGCATGGGGGTGACGACCATGAAGATGATGAGGAGCACCAACACCACGTCCACCAGCGGCGTGACGTTGATCTCGCTTTTCATGCCCCCCTTGGGGCCTGCTGACATTCCCATGCGTGTAACCTGCTTCCTGGTGATGGGGGCCCGTCCTCCTCCGTGGCGTCGCAGGCCCCTCGAAAACAGGGGCCGCGTTCATGAAGGAGGCGGGCCTCGGGTCGTCCCCGGGCTCTCGCCGGTGACTGCTCAGGCCGCGTGCGAGGACTGCGCGCCGCCGCTCAGGTGGCGGGCGACCACGTCGAGGAACTCGTTGGAGGACTCGGAGATGTCCACCGCGCGAGCATCCACCCAGCCCTGCAGGAAGTTGTAGGCCATCACGGCGGGGATGGCGACCAGGAGGCCGAACGCGGTGGTGATGAGCGCCTCGGCGATACCGGCGGAGATGGTGCCCAGACCACCGGAGCCCGCGGCCGCCATGAGCTGGAAGGCGTTGACGATACCCATCGTCGTGCCGAGCAGACCGACGAACGGCGCCGTCGAACCGACCGTGGCCAGCAGGCCCAGGCCGCGCTTCATGCTCTGCACCTCACGCTGCGCCTGACGCTCCAGGGCGCGCGCCACCGACTCCACCGCCACTTCCTTGTTGTTGGGGCTGATGCGGTAGGCGGTCAGGCCGGAGTTGATCACCCGAC
It contains:
- a CDS encoding MotA/TolQ/ExbB proton channel family protein, whose translation is MQFTLIDIWHHTGLFARCIIFTLAIMSVASLVVMAERMIVFRKTRADSRNFAAKMGAILAKGDLSTAANTNLGKDVGHLGRVINSGLTAYRISPNNKEVAVESVARALERQAQREVQSMKRGLGLLATVGSTAPFVGLLGTTMGIVNAFQLMAAAGSGGLGTISAGIAEALITTAFGLLVAIPAVMAYNFLQGWVDARAVDISESSNEFLDVVARHLSGGAQSSHAA
- a CDS encoding ExbD/TolR family protein, encoding MAGHKQRQWVKPQSAPNSEINVTPLVDVVLVLLIIFMVVTPLLEKDILVRVPDTEVENETPPDPDNQQLVVLLDKDGGYSINTEKVTESDYINRLKRMLAAKKADEKVVFFMADDATNYGRLIAALDGAKAAGAKVLGMATELPENAVIQGTQQVDTGTPPPAPAP
- a CDS encoding ExbD/TolR family protein, with the translated sequence MGMSAGPKGGMKSEINVTPLVDVVLVLLIIFMVVTPMLQRGKSVELPKATEIEKEKGKDSDPLYVSITPDKKVFVENDQVDEQALQDRIAQELSKDPGKKILLKGDNTVNVGDVRRVLDVARKAKAKQIALGVEEKK
- a CDS encoding DUF2378 family protein, whose protein sequence is MADELLVFEQTIEALFLRALHGRLTPGCKERLRKEGLDVDQKLRPAYAFASWMAYLRIASEELFPQDSLGQGTFKLGEAYIEGFRETMLGRAVLSLLRVLGPRRTLMRATQNFRAGNNYTESKLTELGPTQFELWMNEVGDYPAFTAGIIHAGLRVAGAQNVTIETSGYDGHGCTYRINWNEASVSSGVAGSGDSKAARRSGSISSL